From Puntigrus tetrazona isolate hp1 chromosome 8, ASM1883169v1, whole genome shotgun sequence, the proteins below share one genomic window:
- the LOC122351096 gene encoding taste receptor type 2 member 40-like: MTLIGDIVFFVVIVTVGVSGNIFNLIFTIEQQVKTRSIQTVGLILNVISVNNVILVIATFALVFSVFQNPVIWCIRPYPLSIRSEIYLMMSCSFTSFWAIAWLSLFYCIKVVNFSTEFFRALKRNISSVINAAVLLSCVFSSLLFFPLFSLDVSDLMDKNQNMNDIANLTCPQPSFTIEMNANAYAAAILCLLCPIPLMVMLPTSIRMVIHLCAHTLALKKNQTQVQGSDSYLLVCKITISLVGVYMSTLCIVALFITIRLIGQFITYHTLAGAFSFYSGMTSLLLTASNRYLKEKFWSLFCCRKAEEQASKSQTVVTGDV; the protein is encoded by the coding sequence ATGACCCTCATTGGGgacatagttttttttgtcgTAATTGTGACAGTTGGAGTTTCTGGAAACATCTTTAACCTCATCTTTACTATAGAACAGCAAGTGAAGACCAGGAGCATTCAGACTGTCGGTTTGATCCTAAACGTCATCTCCGTCAACAACGTTATCTTGGTAATCGCCACCTTCGCACTGGTGTTTAGCGTCTTTCAGAATCCCGTAATTTGGTGCATCAGGCCATACCCTTTATCTATTCGCTCCGAAATCTATCTCATGATGAGCTGCAGCTTCACCAGCTTCTGGGCCATTGCGTGGCTGAGTCTCTTCTACTGCATCAAAGTTGTGAATTTCTCCACCGAGTTTTTCCGAGCACTGAAGAGGAACATCTCCTCTGTGATCAACGCTGCAGTGCTGCTGAGCTGCGTGTTCTCCTCCTTGTTGTTCTTTCCTCTGTTTTCGCTCGACGTTTCGGATTTAATggacaaaaatcaaaacatgaaCGACATTGCTAACTTGACCTGTCCACAGCCCTCCTTCACTATAGAGATGAACGCGAATGCATATGCCGCAGCTATACTTTGCCTCCTCTGCCCCATCCCTCTGATGGTCATGCTGCCCACCTCTATCAGAATGGTCATCCATCTGTGCGCCCACACGTTGGCTCTCAAGAAGAACCAGACACAGGTGCAGGGATCTGACTCGTACCTCCTGGTGTGCAAGATCACCATCTCCCTGGTGGGAGTTTATATGTCCACTCTGTGCATCGTGGCTTTGTTTATCACCATAAGGTTAATCGGGCAGTTTATCACCTACCACACCTTAGCCGGTGCCTTTAGTTTTTACAGCGGCATGACTTCTCTCCTTCTGACTGCTTCAAACAGGTATCTGAAAGAGAAGTTCTGGAGCCTGTTCTGCTGTAGGAAAGCAGAGGAACAAGCTAGCAAAAGCCAGACAGTTGTCACAGGAGATGTTTGA
- the gstt1a gene encoding glutathione S-transferase theta-1a, which translates to MPLELYLDLHSQPCRSVFLFAKINKIPFEYKTVDLAAGEQYGEEFGKVSVIRKVPVLKDGDFILTESIAILQYLAAKHRTSDHWYPADLQKRARADEFLSWQHTNIRLHGSKVFWFRGVLPAVTGAPVPKEKMDSALEDLNASLKTFEEKFLQSRPFIIGDKISLADLVAIVEIMQPVGTGLDVFQGRPALSAWRDRVKKEIGVEVFDEAHKVIMNVALQQTFESKGLPEFLKLKLQKMFN; encoded by the exons ATGCCACTGGAGCTGTATCTCGACCTGCATTCGCAGCCATGCCGCTCCGTCTTCCTGTTTGCAAAGATCAATAAAATTCCCTTTGAATACAAAACCGTGGATTTAGCTGCAG GTGAACAATATGGAGAGGAATTTGGTAAGGTCAGCGTCATAAGGAAAGTTCCTGTCCTCAAAGATGGAGATTTTATTCTAACAGAAAG TATAGCTATACTGCAGTACTTGGCAGCGAAACATCGTACTTCTGACCACTGGTATCCAGCTGACCTCCAGAAGCGCGCACGAGCCGACGAGTTTCTCTCTTGGCAGCACACAAACATAAGACTTCATGGGTCAAAGGTCTTCTGGTTCAGG GGGGTCTTACCTGCAGTCACAGGGGCCCCGGTGCCTAAGGAGAAGATGGATTCTGCTTTGGAGGACCTCAACGCGTCTCTGAAAACCTTTGAGGAAAAGTTTCTGCAGAGCAGGCCCTTTATAATCGGAGATAAAATATCTCTGGCTGACCTTGTAGCCATCGTGGAGATAATGCAG CCGGTCGGAACAGGTCTAGATGTGTTTCAAGGCAGACCTGCTCTAAGTGCCTGGAGAGACAGAGTGAAGAAGGAGATCGGTGTGGAAGTGTTTGATGAGGCTCATAAGGTTATCATGAATGTTGCACTGCAACAGACCTTTGAGAGCAAAGGGTTACCAGAGTTTCTCAAGCTAAAACTGCAGAAAATGTTTAACTGA